Genomic segment of Caldanaerovirga acetigignens:
TAGTTACCAAGGGGTCATCTTGTGACCCAGGTTCCCCCACGTTAGCCATTCCAATTCCGTACCCCACCAAAAATATCAATATCAATCCCGCTATAAAGACGCTCCTAACTTTTGCCAAATGTTTCACCTCCAGGAGTATCTTTGGACCTCATTTTGAGATAAGCGTTTATGAAGACGTCAATCTCTCCATCCATAACTGCCTCTACATTACCCACCTCAACGCCGGTCCTGTGGTCTTTGACCAATCTGTAAGGCTGGAACACATAAGACCTTATCTGGTTTCCCCAGGCAATCTCCTTTTGTTCTCCCCTAAGCTCGTTTATCTTCTTTTGTTGTTCTTCCATATATAAGCTAAAAAGCTTTGCTTTCAGAATTTTTAAAGCAGCATTTTTGTTGCTCTGCTGGGAACGCTCGTTCTGGCAGCTTACCACTATGCCAGTAGGGACATGGGTAATTCTCACTGCCGACTCGGTCTTATTAACGTACTGTCCGCCGGCTCCTCCTGCCCTGAATGTCTCTATCTTCAAATCCTCCTGCCTTATTTCTATCTCAATATCGTCGTCAATTTCAGGTATTACATCAACCGATGCGAAAGAAGTATGCCGCCTTCCTGCCGCATCAAAAGGTGAAATCCTGACGAGCCTGTGCACGCCCTGCTCTGCCTTGAGATAACCGTACGCATAGGGGCCCTCTACCAGAGCGGTGACGCTCTTTATCCCCGCCTCTTCGCCCGGGAGCATATCCATGACCTTGACCTTGTATCCTTTGTCCTCGGCCCACCTGGTGTACATCCTGAAAAGCATTTGGACCCAGTCCTGCGCTTCAGTCCCTCCAGCCCCAGCGTGGAGCGATAATATCGCGTTATTTTTGTCGTATTTGTCCCTGAGCAATGTCCTGATTCTCTTTTTCTCAAAATCATTCTTGAATTTTTCCGCTTCACGAGCAATTTCATCTAAAATTTCCTGGTCGTTGGATTCTAACCCCAGTTCTATAAGTTCAACCAAGTCTTCCCAATTTTTCTGCAAAGCTTCAAATTCCTCTACAGTCTCCTTCAACTGGTTGAGATTTTGAAGGATTTTTTGAGCTTCCTGTTGGTCGTCCCAAAAATTTGGGTCAAGAGTTTTTTCCTCAAGTTTTTGTATATCGACCTTGATTTTATCTATTTCAAAGTAAATCCCTCATCTCTTTAATTTGAGGCTCTAAAGCCTCAATCTCACTTTTTAACTCTTCGAGCACCTAAATCCCCTCCGTCTTAAAATATTTAATTCTCAGCCTCATACCGCCCTGCCGCAGCATTTCTTGTATTTTTTGCCGCTTCCACAGGGGCAAGGGTCATTTCTCCCTATTTTTTCTCCCTTTTTAACCGGCTGGGGTTTTTCGCTAGTTCCGTGGGAATAAGAAAGGTTTCGGGCCATTTCTTTTCTTTGCGGTGCGGCTT
This window contains:
- the prfB gene encoding peptide chain release factor 2 (programmed frameshift) — its product is MLEELKSEIEALEPQIKEMRIYFEIDKIKVDIQKLEEKTLDPNFWDDQQEAQKILQNLNQLKETVEEFEALQKNWEDLVELIELGLESNDQEILDEIAREAEKFKNDFEKKRIRTLLRDKYDKNNAILSLHAGAGGTEAQDWVQMLFRMYTRWAEDKGYKVKVMDMLPGEEAGIKSVTALVEGPYAYGYLKAEQGVHRLVRISPFDAAGRRHTSFASVDVIPEIDDDIEIEIRQEDLKIETFRAGGAGGQYVNKTESAVRITHVPTGIVVSCQNERSQQSNKNAALKILKAKLFSLYMEEQQKKINELRGEQKEIAWGNQIRSYVFQPYRLVKDHRTGVEVGNVEAVMDGEIDVFINAYLKMRSKDTPGGETFGKS